Below is a window of Vicia villosa cultivar HV-30 ecotype Madison, WI unplaced genomic scaffold, Vvil1.0 ctg.001361F_1_1, whole genome shotgun sequence DNA.
GAATCGAGTAAGAACATATGGTATATTATGTGGTTATCAAAGGTCCTTGCATGTGCAGATCGTCAGATAGATGTGGAGCGTATCTTTAGAATAACAGTTGTAGATATTTCATCGTACTTACCAATGTTGTGTTCAGACAGATTTTCCAGGCACTGACTTAGTGGGTAAAcaacatttcatttttttttaatgctataattttaaatcttttaaatctttcttttgatgttgttttatataattgaagttagaTAATCGATTGTACGGTTTACTCACTTCAACAAGATTTTTAAATATCCAATCAATGTAATTTCTCTAACATATTTATCTGATATATTTTTTCAtgttttcatttttataataAGAACATTCTCATAATTTATTGAgtcatattttcattgttttTAAAATACTGTTTGGATCAATGCATAAAAATTGATGTATATTATTAGTCTATATTTAAAGTTATGTGAATATTTATGGAccgaaaaacaaattttaaaacatataataattttaaatttataactaTGTAAATATTaatcaattgaataaataaatttaaacttaACAAATGAGAGTGAGCCATATGCGATATGTAATGTGAATCTCCTCGTTCTTGAATAATTCTTTGAAAGAATTAGAATTCAATTATGAAAAAATCCTTAATTTTAATCCTCCATCTATAATTCATATTTAGTGGTATTAAACCTTTCAATTTCGCCACACTCTCCAATACCGTCTTTCAACTGAAACAAAGGTATTTGTTGACCCATAAGATATAGTAGCTTAGTAAGGTTTGTTTCTTATTCTCCTTTGGCAAGTCACTATTACACTTAAATCCACGATCTATAGGTTCGGGAATCGGGAGCATGGATTTTGGAATTTTAAATACCTCTCCAGTTCTATAGCATACCAAGTTTAGACATGTAGAGTGGAAATGAAtatccaaattaaaaaaaataattaatgtttTATAGAAAATTATAGAAAATCATAGTTAATCCAGTAGGTTGAGGGCAACTGATTCAAATGTTCATCATTATGTGCTTCGGTACAAAGGTATCAAATCATCTTTAGTGGCAATTGAAATAGTCTTCTTTGCTTTATTTCCAGCAATAAAACCGTTTGAACCATACATGAAAATTAAACTCAACTATAAAAGAATTAGAATAAAAACCATAAGAAGTATTCTTGATACTCACAAGATGTATTATTCATATCAATCAAAACCAACAAAGTCTGTCACCCCAAGAACTACATAGTCTTAAATGATCATAATTATTCAAAACAACACAAACCACAATCATCATTTTCCCGTATTACGCTTGCTAACATGAAGCTTCATACCATACTTCGGCACCAACAAGAAATTCGACCCAGGGCAATGCACATAGTTTGGCGAAAGCTTAAGGTCGAAATTGTAGACCATAAGAGCGATCACGATCTTGATTTCCGTCAGGGTGAAGTTTTGACCTAAGCAAAATCGACTCCCATATCCGAATGGCATGTAAGCTTGAGGATACTTACAAGCACCCGAAAGACCATTAGCAAATCTTTCTGGCTTGAATTCAGTTGCATCCGGCCCCCAATTATCAACATCGCGATGCAGCAATGGAACAAACATCCATAGGTACAATCCTTTAGGCAGCACTAAATCACCAATCTTCAAATCAGCAAAAGTCTCCCTTGAGTTCGTCACTGCGGGCCCATAGATACGCATACTCTCTAGAACCACCATTGTTAGCTACATAATAAATAAACACATCGAAATGTTAGCGTAATGGTAAGAGTTTagctttataattttaaaatataaagttCAAATTTCATTAGAGATAAAATATTGATATAAATaaattgttgatatttataaatcaacgaatttaaaaataaaataaaaactaaccgTTTTCATCTTTTGAAGTTTGCTCATATCTGTAAACGAAGGAGGCACATCATCACCAAAGATCTCCGAAATCTCATCTCGAATACGTTGTTGCCATTCGGGATAAACCGAGAGGAGATACAAAGCCCAAACAACAGAAATAGCAGTGGATTCAGAGCCAGCAAAGTAGATACTTTTGCAGATATCTATAATCAACTGGTTCATGTCATGGCCAGGTTTCAAAGTACCCTTTCCACTAGCATTCAAGAGTTTCTCCTTTGCAACACCTTCTATTATCTTCTGTAATAGATCATTTTGTTTCTCACCATTGTTGTTCTCTTGGTTTTGCTTTTCGCGAGCATGTATGATATTCATTATCAATACATCCACCTCTTTTTTCAGTTTCCATACCTCTTTGCTTTCTTTTGAAGGGAGAAAACTGTGATAAACATCATATACAAACAATTAACTTAATTAGTTCATGGTACATGATATTATAAGATAATGTTGATCTCTCTGTAGCAGACACTTTTGAAAAAATGTATCTGTGCGGCTGTATACGTCTGAAACGTACACAGATATATGACGTCGACGTGTCCGTGACTGTGTCGTGTTTTTGGTATACATGTTTGACATGTGTTAATTTATTTATGGAACAAATTACCTTAGGTTTAGAAATCCCAAAAGAGTACTAGTCTTGGAAAGCTTGTTTTGTATTCCTGCTAatctttcaaaaatatattttccttGCTGATAATCACTGCCAAAACATGCTTTTGAAATAATATCCTCAGAAAGAACCTTGAGGTCATTCTCAATCACTATCTCTACTACCTTGTCTTTACTCTCATTTATTAACCTTTCCCATTTTTGGACAATTTCTAGGGCTGAACCTTCCATATAACCTACCATAGTCtacataaaataaacaaaaataaataaatatttgtattcATAGAATAATTATTGCacatcaaaaatatatatatatatatatatatatatatatatatatatatatatatatatatatatatatatatatatatatatatatatatatatatatatatatatatatatatatatatatatatatatatatatatatatataatggtaatCTGCAATCGCAATTGCGGTCATAATTATTGATGCAAGAGCTTTCCAACCACATTGAATTATAATCATTTAATTATCATCAAAAGTCACATCAAACAATTTCGGCTTCAAACACCTTCCGATTAAAATTCAAGTTGTAACAATCGAATGTTCGTCACTGTAATCACATTGACTGCAATCATAATACTCGTAATTGCAACCAcaacttaaaattataaaatagatacattagttatttaataaatttaaaaaataaacttttctataaaaagaaaaaaatactgTAGAGGGAGTAAGGAAGAAATTGAGGTAGCATGTACTAACCTTAACTTTGCTCATGAATAATTCAGCAATAATAAGATTTCTTTGAAAGATCCATGATTTTCCATTGGCTCTGAGAATACCATCTCCAAGCATTGGCAATAATGCTTTGTTTAGATACTCAACCCTACCAAGATCAGGGGACATATGCACACTCAAATCTTTGATAACCTTACCATCCTCAACATACAAATGTTGCTTGATTCCAGTGGAGTAGGTAAACAATGAGCCTGATCATTATATTAGATCACCAAAATGACAGGGCTTAGTAGGATAAATAAAGAttaataacaaaaagaaaatcaCCTATCTAAATATCTAAAAATGAatttgatttattaaataatgCTAAATCATTTAAAacagttttaaaatattttaattaaaagaagaTATTTAACATGtgcaaaaaattatttaaagcttaatattattttacattttcaatgcattttatttttcattttttattctaAATACTAGTAATTAGTTTTTTGcattttataagtttttttatcaTCACCACCAATAACAGATTTACATCCTTCTAGATAATATGTTAACTAacaaagttaaattaaattaaattattataagtattagtgaaaaattaaaataataaaaaataaattaatacaatACCATATAAAAAAAGTATTAATCTTATTGGGCTCTTTAAAAATTTTGGGATCAATTTGCAGATTTATTTGATAATAATATAAACTGGATCTAAACACTTATACTTAAATCAGaatcaaaattaatttaagtATGAGTGTCATGAAAAGAAAACACAAGTAAGAAGAGTTCAACAGTCATAGTTAAATTTctttagataaaaataaaaaatataaaaatgaaaaataaaatgcattgaaaatgtaaaataatattaagctttcaacTAGTCACGACTATTGTCAAATCATACTGATAGATTACTAAATGATGAATCTTTATTGAATgaagtgtaaaactattttacaattTCTTCTGTGCCCTACTTTTaatctgaaaataaaaaataaaaatttgacatACCATATTGTTGTTTCCATGTATGAAAATATGGAAACAAAGAATAAACCCAATCTTCAGTGATATCAGCAGATTCAGGACGTTGAGGACGAATCTTCTGCATCTCAGTAACATTTCCGAATGGAAATGAAGGCTTTGGTCCTTTGATACCTTGTTTTTCAAGCatctttcgaatccttcttggccTCAAAATCACTTTCTCCACCAATATCACAACACTGC
It encodes the following:
- the LOC131634831 gene encoding cytochrome P450 714A2-like, giving the protein MELEYQWLKKLWWTVGLIVISSVVILVEKVILRPRRIRKMLEKQGIKGPKPSFPFGNVTEMQKIRPQRPESADITEDWVYSLFPYFHTWKQQYGSLFTYSTGIKQHLYVEDGKVIKDLSVHMSPDLGRVEYLNKALLPMLGDGILRANGKSWIFQRNLIIAELFMSKVKTMVGYMEGSALEIVQKWERLINESKDKVVEIVIENDLKVLSEDIISKACFGSDYQQGKYIFERLAGIQNKLSKTSTLLGFLNLSFLPSKESKEVWKLKKEVDVLIMNIIHAREKQNQENNNGEKQNDLLQKIIEGVAKEKLLNASGKGTLKPGHDMNQLIIDICKSIYFAGSESTAISVVWALYLLSVYPEWQQRIRDEISEIFGDDVPPSFTDMSKLQKMKTLTMVVLESMRIYGPAVTNSRETFADLKIGDLVLPKGLYLWMFVPLLHRDVDNWGPDATEFKPERFANGLSGACKYPQAYMPFGYGSRFCLGQNFTLTEIKIVIALMVYNFDLKLSPNYVHCPGSNFLLVPKYGMKLHVSKRNTGK